The following are from one region of the Epinephelus fuscoguttatus linkage group LG11, E.fuscoguttatus.final_Chr_v1 genome:
- the LOC125897399 gene encoding uro-adherence factor A-like isoform X3, whose amino-acid sequence MIKSTGEEATKKSRKFIPCEERTPMDIPSSPQSRSLAHSGSRSPSESLSNGQSRSFSPSQESLSESLSQRQRGGSSGSSTHGRRSFSPGQESLSESLSQRQRGGSSGSSTHGRSYSRRSRFKPLLQKRGWTSSESFSWLQNASEPTRSSKSMQPIFSISDTPRTTIDRSLRKPPEKSMRAERDPPNAAEAMSTHAHSNKLRNEDFPMSEKKFQKRVLQLLLEIKDTIHIATSSAGTSYEVKPANTEEELEALENCLEDKNEGAELTMTNKMMAKMSLRGRSGKVAFMKTHLYKTICDAVFSSFNTTMTKVEEYMSKYLKYAPERMGGGGRKK is encoded by the exons ATGATAAAGAGTACAG GTGAAGAGGCTACCAAGAAGTCTCGAAAATTTATTCCTTGTGAAG aaagaacCCCGATGGACATCCCCTCAAGCCCTCAATCTCGATCCTTGGCACACAGTGGTAGCAGGAGTCCCTCTGAGTCTCTTTCTAATGGTCAAAG cagatcATTCAGCCCTAGCCAAGAGAGTCTGTCCGAATCCCTTTCTCAGAGACAGCGTGGCGGTTCCTCAGGGTCTTCCACTCATGGACGGAg ATCATTCAGCCCTGGCCAAGAGAGTCTGTCCGAATCCCTTTCTCAGAGACAGCGTGGGGGTTCCTCAGGGTCTTCCACTCATGGACGGAg TTATAGCCGAAGGAGTCGGTTCAAGCCACTTTTGCAGAAACGTGGGTGGACTTCCTCAGAGTCCTTCTCATGGCTGCAGAATGCTTCTGAACCCACAAGGAGCAGTAAGAG TATGCAACCCATTTTCTCCATCAGTGACACTCCAAGAACGACTATCGACCGGAGCCTCAGGAAGCCTCCTGAGAAGTCTATGAGAGCTGAAAGGGATCCCCCAAATGCAGCCGAGGCAATGTCCACGCATGCACACTCAAACAAATTGAGGAATGAAGACTTCCCGATGTCTGAAAAAA AATTCCAGAAGAGAGTTCTTCAGCTCCTTCTCGAAATCAAGGATACAATTCACATTGCCACCTCATCTGCTGGAACAAGTTATGAAGTGAAGCCGGCAAACACTGAAGAAGAGCTCGAAGCTTTAGAGAATTGCCTGGAGGACAAGAATGAGGGTGCAGAACT AACTatgacaaataaaatgatgGCCAAAATGAGCCTCAGAGGAAGAAGTGGGAAGGTTGCCTTCATGAAGACTCATCTGTACAAGACAATCTGTG ATGCTGTCTTCAGCTCATTTAATACAACAATGACCAAAGTAGAAGAATATATGTccaaatatttgaaatatgcaCCAGAGAGGATGGGTGGTGGTGGCAGAAAGAAGTAG
- the LOC125897399 gene encoding uro-adherence factor A-like isoform X4 yields MIKSTERTPMDIPSSPQSRSLAHSGSRSPSESLSNGQSRSFSPSQESLSESLSQRQRGGSSGSSTHGRRSFSPGQESLSESLSQRQRGGSSGSSTHGRSYSRRSRFKPLLQKRGWTSSESFSWLQNASEPTRSSKSMQPIFSISDTPRTTIDRSLRKPPEKSMRAERDPPNAAEAMSTHAHSNKLRNEDFPMSEKKFQKRVLQLLLEIKDTIHIATSSAGTSYEVKPANTEEELEALENCLEDKNEGAELTMTNKMMAKMSLRGRSGKVAFMKTHLYKTICDAVFSSFNTTMTKVEEYMSKYLKYAPERMGGGGRKK; encoded by the exons ATGATAAAGAGTACAG aaagaacCCCGATGGACATCCCCTCAAGCCCTCAATCTCGATCCTTGGCACACAGTGGTAGCAGGAGTCCCTCTGAGTCTCTTTCTAATGGTCAAAG cagatcATTCAGCCCTAGCCAAGAGAGTCTGTCCGAATCCCTTTCTCAGAGACAGCGTGGCGGTTCCTCAGGGTCTTCCACTCATGGACGGAg ATCATTCAGCCCTGGCCAAGAGAGTCTGTCCGAATCCCTTTCTCAGAGACAGCGTGGGGGTTCCTCAGGGTCTTCCACTCATGGACGGAg TTATAGCCGAAGGAGTCGGTTCAAGCCACTTTTGCAGAAACGTGGGTGGACTTCCTCAGAGTCCTTCTCATGGCTGCAGAATGCTTCTGAACCCACAAGGAGCAGTAAGAG TATGCAACCCATTTTCTCCATCAGTGACACTCCAAGAACGACTATCGACCGGAGCCTCAGGAAGCCTCCTGAGAAGTCTATGAGAGCTGAAAGGGATCCCCCAAATGCAGCCGAGGCAATGTCCACGCATGCACACTCAAACAAATTGAGGAATGAAGACTTCCCGATGTCTGAAAAAA AATTCCAGAAGAGAGTTCTTCAGCTCCTTCTCGAAATCAAGGATACAATTCACATTGCCACCTCATCTGCTGGAACAAGTTATGAAGTGAAGCCGGCAAACACTGAAGAAGAGCTCGAAGCTTTAGAGAATTGCCTGGAGGACAAGAATGAGGGTGCAGAACT AACTatgacaaataaaatgatgGCCAAAATGAGCCTCAGAGGAAGAAGTGGGAAGGTTGCCTTCATGAAGACTCATCTGTACAAGACAATCTGTG ATGCTGTCTTCAGCTCATTTAATACAACAATGACCAAAGTAGAAGAATATATGTccaaatatttgaaatatgcaCCAGAGAGGATGGGTGGTGGTGGCAGAAAGAAGTAG
- the LOC125897399 gene encoding uro-adherence factor A-like isoform X1 produces the protein MSNCLKDDYYLTECILPILGEEATKKSRKFIPCEERTPMDIPSSPQSRSLAHSGSRSPSESLSNGQSRSFSPSQESLSESLSQRQRGGSSGSSTHGRRSFSPGQESLSESLSQRQRGGSSGSSTHGRSYSRRSRFKPLLQKRGWTSSESFSWLQNASEPTRSSKSMQPIFSISDTPRTTIDRSLRKPPEKSMRAERDPPNAAEAMSTHAHSNKLRNEDFPMSEKKFQKRVLQLLLEIKDTIHIATSSAGTSYEVKPANTEEELEALENCLEDKNEGAELTMTNKMMAKMSLRGRSGKVAFMKTHLYKTICDAVFSSFNTTMTKVEEYMSKYLKYAPERMGGGGRKK, from the exons ATGTCTAATTGTTTGAAAGATGACTACTATCTTACAGAATGCATATTACCAATTTTAGGTGAAGAGGCTACCAAGAAGTCTCGAAAATTTATTCCTTGTGAAG aaagaacCCCGATGGACATCCCCTCAAGCCCTCAATCTCGATCCTTGGCACACAGTGGTAGCAGGAGTCCCTCTGAGTCTCTTTCTAATGGTCAAAG cagatcATTCAGCCCTAGCCAAGAGAGTCTGTCCGAATCCCTTTCTCAGAGACAGCGTGGCGGTTCCTCAGGGTCTTCCACTCATGGACGGAg ATCATTCAGCCCTGGCCAAGAGAGTCTGTCCGAATCCCTTTCTCAGAGACAGCGTGGGGGTTCCTCAGGGTCTTCCACTCATGGACGGAg TTATAGCCGAAGGAGTCGGTTCAAGCCACTTTTGCAGAAACGTGGGTGGACTTCCTCAGAGTCCTTCTCATGGCTGCAGAATGCTTCTGAACCCACAAGGAGCAGTAAGAG TATGCAACCCATTTTCTCCATCAGTGACACTCCAAGAACGACTATCGACCGGAGCCTCAGGAAGCCTCCTGAGAAGTCTATGAGAGCTGAAAGGGATCCCCCAAATGCAGCCGAGGCAATGTCCACGCATGCACACTCAAACAAATTGAGGAATGAAGACTTCCCGATGTCTGAAAAAA AATTCCAGAAGAGAGTTCTTCAGCTCCTTCTCGAAATCAAGGATACAATTCACATTGCCACCTCATCTGCTGGAACAAGTTATGAAGTGAAGCCGGCAAACACTGAAGAAGAGCTCGAAGCTTTAGAGAATTGCCTGGAGGACAAGAATGAGGGTGCAGAACT AACTatgacaaataaaatgatgGCCAAAATGAGCCTCAGAGGAAGAAGTGGGAAGGTTGCCTTCATGAAGACTCATCTGTACAAGACAATCTGTG ATGCTGTCTTCAGCTCATTTAATACAACAATGACCAAAGTAGAAGAATATATGTccaaatatttgaaatatgcaCCAGAGAGGATGGGTGGTGGTGGCAGAAAGAAGTAG
- the LOC125897399 gene encoding uro-adherence factor A-like isoform X2, producing MSNCLKDDYYLTECILPILGEEATKKSRKFIPCEERTPMDIPSSPQSRSLAHSGSRSPSESLSNGQRSFSPSQESLSESLSQRQRGGSSGSSTHGRRSFSPGQESLSESLSQRQRGGSSGSSTHGRSYSRRSRFKPLLQKRGWTSSESFSWLQNASEPTRSSKSMQPIFSISDTPRTTIDRSLRKPPEKSMRAERDPPNAAEAMSTHAHSNKLRNEDFPMSEKKFQKRVLQLLLEIKDTIHIATSSAGTSYEVKPANTEEELEALENCLEDKNEGAELTMTNKMMAKMSLRGRSGKVAFMKTHLYKTICDAVFSSFNTTMTKVEEYMSKYLKYAPERMGGGGRKK from the exons ATGTCTAATTGTTTGAAAGATGACTACTATCTTACAGAATGCATATTACCAATTTTAGGTGAAGAGGCTACCAAGAAGTCTCGAAAATTTATTCCTTGTGAAG aaagaacCCCGATGGACATCCCCTCAAGCCCTCAATCTCGATCCTTGGCACACAGTGGTAGCAGGAGTCCCTCTGAGTCTCTTTCTAATGGTCAAAG atcATTCAGCCCTAGCCAAGAGAGTCTGTCCGAATCCCTTTCTCAGAGACAGCGTGGCGGTTCCTCAGGGTCTTCCACTCATGGACGGAg ATCATTCAGCCCTGGCCAAGAGAGTCTGTCCGAATCCCTTTCTCAGAGACAGCGTGGGGGTTCCTCAGGGTCTTCCACTCATGGACGGAg TTATAGCCGAAGGAGTCGGTTCAAGCCACTTTTGCAGAAACGTGGGTGGACTTCCTCAGAGTCCTTCTCATGGCTGCAGAATGCTTCTGAACCCACAAGGAGCAGTAAGAG TATGCAACCCATTTTCTCCATCAGTGACACTCCAAGAACGACTATCGACCGGAGCCTCAGGAAGCCTCCTGAGAAGTCTATGAGAGCTGAAAGGGATCCCCCAAATGCAGCCGAGGCAATGTCCACGCATGCACACTCAAACAAATTGAGGAATGAAGACTTCCCGATGTCTGAAAAAA AATTCCAGAAGAGAGTTCTTCAGCTCCTTCTCGAAATCAAGGATACAATTCACATTGCCACCTCATCTGCTGGAACAAGTTATGAAGTGAAGCCGGCAAACACTGAAGAAGAGCTCGAAGCTTTAGAGAATTGCCTGGAGGACAAGAATGAGGGTGCAGAACT AACTatgacaaataaaatgatgGCCAAAATGAGCCTCAGAGGAAGAAGTGGGAAGGTTGCCTTCATGAAGACTCATCTGTACAAGACAATCTGTG ATGCTGTCTTCAGCTCATTTAATACAACAATGACCAAAGTAGAAGAATATATGTccaaatatttgaaatatgcaCCAGAGAGGATGGGTGGTGGTGGCAGAAAGAAGTAG
- the LOC125897399 gene encoding uncharacterized protein LOC125897399 isoform X5, with translation MSNCLKDDYYLTECILPILGEEATKKSRKFIPCEERTPMDIPSSPQSRSLAHSGSRSPSESLSNGQRSFSPGQESLSESLSQRQRGGSSGSSTHGRSYSRRSRFKPLLQKRGWTSSESFSWLQNASEPTRSSKSMQPIFSISDTPRTTIDRSLRKPPEKSMRAERDPPNAAEAMSTHAHSNKLRNEDFPMSEKKFQKRVLQLLLEIKDTIHIATSSAGTSYEVKPANTEEELEALENCLEDKNEGAELTMTNKMMAKMSLRGRSGKVAFMKTHLYKTICDAVFSSFNTTMTKVEEYMSKYLKYAPERMGGGGRKK, from the exons ATGTCTAATTGTTTGAAAGATGACTACTATCTTACAGAATGCATATTACCAATTTTAGGTGAAGAGGCTACCAAGAAGTCTCGAAAATTTATTCCTTGTGAAG aaagaacCCCGATGGACATCCCCTCAAGCCCTCAATCTCGATCCTTGGCACACAGTGGTAGCAGGAGTCCCTCTGAGTCTCTTTCTAATGGTCAAAG ATCATTCAGCCCTGGCCAAGAGAGTCTGTCCGAATCCCTTTCTCAGAGACAGCGTGGGGGTTCCTCAGGGTCTTCCACTCATGGACGGAg TTATAGCCGAAGGAGTCGGTTCAAGCCACTTTTGCAGAAACGTGGGTGGACTTCCTCAGAGTCCTTCTCATGGCTGCAGAATGCTTCTGAACCCACAAGGAGCAGTAAGAG TATGCAACCCATTTTCTCCATCAGTGACACTCCAAGAACGACTATCGACCGGAGCCTCAGGAAGCCTCCTGAGAAGTCTATGAGAGCTGAAAGGGATCCCCCAAATGCAGCCGAGGCAATGTCCACGCATGCACACTCAAACAAATTGAGGAATGAAGACTTCCCGATGTCTGAAAAAA AATTCCAGAAGAGAGTTCTTCAGCTCCTTCTCGAAATCAAGGATACAATTCACATTGCCACCTCATCTGCTGGAACAAGTTATGAAGTGAAGCCGGCAAACACTGAAGAAGAGCTCGAAGCTTTAGAGAATTGCCTGGAGGACAAGAATGAGGGTGCAGAACT AACTatgacaaataaaatgatgGCCAAAATGAGCCTCAGAGGAAGAAGTGGGAAGGTTGCCTTCATGAAGACTCATCTGTACAAGACAATCTGTG ATGCTGTCTTCAGCTCATTTAATACAACAATGACCAAAGTAGAAGAATATATGTccaaatatttgaaatatgcaCCAGAGAGGATGGGTGGTGGTGGCAGAAAGAAGTAG
- the LOC125897399 gene encoding uro-adherence factor A-like isoform X6 — MDIPSSPQSRSLAHSGSRSPSESLSNGQSRSFSPSQESLSESLSQRQRGGSSGSSTHGRRSFSPGQESLSESLSQRQRGGSSGSSTHGRSYSRRSRFKPLLQKRGWTSSESFSWLQNASEPTRSSKSMQPIFSISDTPRTTIDRSLRKPPEKSMRAERDPPNAAEAMSTHAHSNKLRNEDFPMSEKKFQKRVLQLLLEIKDTIHIATSSAGTSYEVKPANTEEELEALENCLEDKNEGAELTMTNKMMAKMSLRGRSGKVAFMKTHLYKTICDAVFSSFNTTMTKVEEYMSKYLKYAPERMGGGGRKK; from the exons ATGGACATCCCCTCAAGCCCTCAATCTCGATCCTTGGCACACAGTGGTAGCAGGAGTCCCTCTGAGTCTCTTTCTAATGGTCAAAG cagatcATTCAGCCCTAGCCAAGAGAGTCTGTCCGAATCCCTTTCTCAGAGACAGCGTGGCGGTTCCTCAGGGTCTTCCACTCATGGACGGAg ATCATTCAGCCCTGGCCAAGAGAGTCTGTCCGAATCCCTTTCTCAGAGACAGCGTGGGGGTTCCTCAGGGTCTTCCACTCATGGACGGAg TTATAGCCGAAGGAGTCGGTTCAAGCCACTTTTGCAGAAACGTGGGTGGACTTCCTCAGAGTCCTTCTCATGGCTGCAGAATGCTTCTGAACCCACAAGGAGCAGTAAGAG TATGCAACCCATTTTCTCCATCAGTGACACTCCAAGAACGACTATCGACCGGAGCCTCAGGAAGCCTCCTGAGAAGTCTATGAGAGCTGAAAGGGATCCCCCAAATGCAGCCGAGGCAATGTCCACGCATGCACACTCAAACAAATTGAGGAATGAAGACTTCCCGATGTCTGAAAAAA AATTCCAGAAGAGAGTTCTTCAGCTCCTTCTCGAAATCAAGGATACAATTCACATTGCCACCTCATCTGCTGGAACAAGTTATGAAGTGAAGCCGGCAAACACTGAAGAAGAGCTCGAAGCTTTAGAGAATTGCCTGGAGGACAAGAATGAGGGTGCAGAACT AACTatgacaaataaaatgatgGCCAAAATGAGCCTCAGAGGAAGAAGTGGGAAGGTTGCCTTCATGAAGACTCATCTGTACAAGACAATCTGTG ATGCTGTCTTCAGCTCATTTAATACAACAATGACCAAAGTAGAAGAATATATGTccaaatatttgaaatatgcaCCAGAGAGGATGGGTGGTGGTGGCAGAAAGAAGTAG